The following coding sequences lie in one bacterium genomic window:
- the infA gene encoding translation initiation factor IF-1, translating to MSKEQSIKVDGVIEECLPNATFRVVLENGHKVLCHISGKMRMHFIKILPGDKVSVELSPYDLNRGRITYRYK from the coding sequence ATTTCTAAAGAACAATCCATTAAGGTTGACGGTGTGATTGAGGAATGCCTGCCCAACGCTACATTCCGTGTGGTATTGGAAAACGGGCACAAAGTTCTCTGTCACATTTCGGGCAAAATGCGCATGCATTTTATCAAGATTCTGCCCGGTGACAAGGTCAGCGTGGAATTGTCTCCTTATGATCTCAACCGCGGGCGAATCACGTACCGCTACAAATAA
- the rpmJ gene encoding 50S ribosomal protein L36 has translation MKVRTSVKKICEHCKIVRRRGRIYVVCSRIKKHKQRQG, from the coding sequence ATGAAAGTCCGTACGTCCGTCAAGAAGATTTGCGAGCATTGCAAGATCGTCCGCCGTCGCGGCCGCATCTACGTCGTGTGCTCCCGTATTAAGAAACACAAGCAGCGTCAGGGCTAA
- a CDS encoding DNA-directed RNA polymerase subunit alpha — MNGLNFQMPEAVEIDESTHTDTYGKFIVQPLERGYGVTIGNSLRRVLISSLQGAAIVTLKIDGVLHEFSTIHGISEDVTEMILNLKGVRFKLLNKKPDKIFVHLKGPKEFSARDLQIGNNDFEILNPDHHIATLNSEAEVKVELTIKKGRGYVPAEENRPSDAPIGTIPLDAIYSPIRNVTYTIENTRVGQRTDYEKLILEIWTDGSITPEDALSSAGRIMRDHIQLFINFDMKPEKDDDEDIDEETLQIRKLLRKPVEDLELSVRSANCLKEAKIRTIADLVRRDENEMLRFKNFGRKSLIELNEILKTKSLHFGMDVDKYLSPELEKK, encoded by the coding sequence ATGAACGGTTTGAACTTCCAGATGCCGGAAGCGGTGGAGATTGATGAATCTACCCATACAGATACCTATGGCAAATTCATCGTCCAGCCTCTTGAGCGTGGCTATGGAGTCACGATTGGCAACAGCCTCCGTCGGGTTCTGATTTCATCATTGCAGGGTGCGGCTATCGTCACCCTTAAGATTGACGGCGTGCTGCACGAGTTTTCGACGATCCACGGCATTTCCGAGGACGTCACCGAGATGATTCTGAATCTGAAGGGTGTGCGCTTCAAGCTCCTGAACAAGAAGCCTGACAAGATTTTTGTTCATCTGAAGGGCCCAAAGGAGTTTTCGGCTCGCGACCTGCAGATCGGCAATAACGATTTCGAAATTCTGAATCCCGATCATCACATCGCCACACTGAACAGTGAAGCAGAGGTGAAGGTCGAGCTGACGATCAAGAAGGGTCGCGGCTACGTGCCCGCTGAAGAAAATCGCCCCTCCGACGCACCGATTGGAACGATTCCGCTCGACGCGATCTATTCGCCGATTCGGAACGTGACCTACACGATCGAAAATACGCGCGTCGGGCAGCGCACGGACTACGAGAAGCTGATCCTTGAAATCTGGACCGACGGTTCGATTACGCCGGAAGATGCGCTGTCGAGTGCTGGCCGCATCATGCGCGACCATATTCAACTCTTCATCAACTTCGACATGAAGCCTGAGAAGGACGACGACGAAGATATCGACGAAGAGACGTTGCAGATTCGGAAACTGCTCCGCAAGCCGGTTGAAGATCTTGAGCTTTCGGTGCGCAGTGCGAACTGTCTGAAGGAAGCGAAGATCCGCACGATTGCCGATCTTGTGCGTCGCGATGAAAATGAAATGCTGCGTTTCAAGAATTTCGGCCGCAAGTCGCTGATCGAATTGAACGAAATTTTGAAGACCAAGTCCCTGCACTTCGGCATGGACGTTGATAAGTATCTCTCTCCTGAACTCGAAAAGAAATGA
- a CDS encoding adenylate kinase: MVLLGAVGVGKGTQAKKLAEALKIPQISTGDILRAEIAAGTELGNQVRETMDRGELVSDDLLIELVRGRLDKPDTARGAVLDGFPRTIPQADALEKLLAEFDLPPPLVISIDVPDALIVERLASRRVCTTCGATFNLNLDKNALTAHQCPDGKTPNVVLREDDHPETVQRRLAIYREKTSPLLEYYRRKRALKTVSGVGTTNEVYARIAIELDSATE, encoded by the coding sequence ATCGTCCTGCTCGGCGCGGTGGGGGTAGGGAAGGGCACGCAGGCTAAGAAGCTTGCCGAGGCTCTGAAGATTCCGCAAATCAGTACCGGAGACATCCTGCGTGCCGAGATTGCGGCGGGAACGGAGTTAGGGAATCAGGTGCGGGAGACGATGGACAGGGGCGAGTTGGTCTCGGACGACTTGCTCATTGAATTGGTCCGCGGTAGGCTTGACAAACCAGATACGGCACGCGGGGCTGTCCTGGACGGATTTCCTCGAACGATCCCGCAGGCGGACGCACTGGAGAAGTTGCTGGCCGAGTTCGATTTGCCACCGCCATTGGTGATATCAATCGACGTTCCTGATGCGCTGATAGTAGAGCGCTTGGCTTCCCGGCGGGTTTGCACCACTTGCGGTGCGACGTTCAATCTCAATCTTGACAAGAACGCGCTCACGGCGCATCAATGTCCCGACGGCAAAACTCCGAATGTCGTGCTGCGGGAGGATGACCATCCCGAAACGGTACAGAGACGGTTAGCCATCTATCGCGAGAAGACTTCACCTCTTCTTGAGTACTATCGGCGGAAGCGCGCGTTGAAGACCGTTTCCGGCGTCGGTACAACCAATGAAGTTTATGCTCGGATCGCCATCGAGCTTGACAGCGCAACAGAATGA
- the rpsK gene encoding 30S ribosomal protein S11, with the protein MATSKKKGKRKKERVEDTGVVHVKSSFNNTLITVTDNYGNTISWASAGKMGLRGSRKNTPFAAQLATDNAVKAAMALGLKKVSVEVRGPGGGRDGAVRAIAASGLSISTIRDVTPLPHNGCRPPKRRRV; encoded by the coding sequence TTGGCAACATCGAAGAAGAAGGGTAAGCGTAAGAAGGAACGTGTTGAAGACACGGGCGTCGTGCACGTCAAGTCTTCATTCAATAACACGCTGATTACGGTTACGGACAACTACGGCAACACGATTTCCTGGGCTTCGGCCGGCAAGATGGGCTTGCGCGGCTCGCGCAAGAACACGCCGTTTGCCGCGCAGCTTGCTACCGACAACGCGGTCAAAGCCGCGATGGCGCTCGGTCTAAAAAAGGTTTCTGTCGAAGTGCGCGGTCCGGGCGGTGGACGCGATGGTGCCGTCCGCGCGATCGCCGCATCGGGTTTATCCATTTCTACAATTCGCGACGTGACGCCGTTGCCGCATAACGGTTGTCGTCCGCCCAAGCGCCGCCGCGTATAA
- the rpsD gene encoding 30S ribosomal protein S4: MARNRGPTDKICRRVGAQLYLKGQRVRNGKSAFDKKGYPPGMHGRNRRAKISEYGRQLLEKQKIRESYGLLERQFHRFFTVAQRQKGVTGENLMGMLESRLDNVVYRLGFAATRRQARQLVVHAHFQVNGKKVNIPSYILKANDRIKVRERSRKMEAIHSAMQLAAHGKMMPNLEVDRAKMEGLFLGPPARNDIPFEANEQLVVELYSR, translated from the coding sequence ATGGCAAGAAATCGCGGTCCCACGGATAAGATCTGTCGCCGCGTTGGCGCGCAGTTGTATCTTAAGGGTCAACGTGTGCGCAACGGTAAGTCGGCGTTCGATAAGAAGGGCTATCCTCCCGGGATGCACGGTCGTAACCGTCGCGCAAAAATTTCGGAATACGGTCGGCAGTTGCTCGAAAAGCAGAAGATCCGTGAATCATACGGATTGCTTGAGCGGCAGTTCCACCGTTTCTTCACGGTTGCGCAACGGCAGAAAGGTGTTACCGGCGAAAACTTGATGGGAATGCTCGAAAGCAGACTCGACAATGTTGTCTACCGTCTGGGTTTCGCAGCGACGCGCCGTCAGGCTCGCCAGCTCGTGGTTCACGCACATTTTCAGGTGAATGGCAAGAAAGTCAATATTCCCTCGTACATCCTCAAGGCAAACGATCGCATCAAAGTACGTGAACGTTCCCGCAAGATGGAAGCGATTCACTCTGCGATGCAGCTCGCGGCACACGGCAAAATGATGCCGAATTTGGAAGTCGATCGCGCGAAAATGGAAGGTCTCTTCCTCGGTCCGCCGGCGCGCAACGACATTCCGTTCGAAGCCAACGAACAGTTGGTTGTCGAACTCTACTCGCGTTAA
- the rpsM gene encoding 30S ribosomal protein S13, with protein MARFAGVDVPRDKRIEIALTYVFGIGRPTAQRILTQCNVDWNKRTHQLSDDELAAIRAVIAELKLEGPLRSEIQMSIKRLMDVGCYRGLRHRKGLPVRGQNTKNNSRTRKGRKKNLMVKKKGK; from the coding sequence ATGGCTCGTTTTGCAGGCGTAGATGTCCCGCGCGACAAGCGCATCGAAATCGCCCTAACCTATGTTTTCGGTATCGGCCGGCCGACGGCGCAGCGTATTCTCACGCAGTGCAATGTTGACTGGAATAAGCGCACGCACCAGTTAAGCGACGATGAGCTCGCCGCAATTCGCGCGGTTATCGCCGAGCTTAAGCTGGAAGGTCCGCTGCGCTCGGAAATCCAGATGAGTATTAAGCGCCTGATGGACGTCGGCTGCTATCGCGGCCTGCGCCATCGCAAGGGCCTCCCTGTGCGCGGTCAGAATACGAAGAATAACTCGCGTACGCGCAAGGGCCGCAAGAAGAACCTGATGGTCAAGAAGAAGGGCAAGTAG
- the map gene encoding type I methionyl aminopeptidase — protein MIHIKSEAELRLMRKAGKILAGAFEAAEPLMREGTNADEVDRVVEETIRSQGAIPAFKNHPNADGARFPYSVCFSIDAEIVHGMPRGRTIESGQIIGLDIGVIYQGYYSDSARSYAIGNVEPRGLELVRITRECLDLAIAEVKAGARLSNIGHAVQTHAEKHGFSVIRELVGHGIGKSLWEDPQVPNYGAPGRGPVLRKNMVLAIEPMIAMGGPEVDMIGDWDVLTRDRKPAAHFEHTLVVTDGTAEVLTVL, from the coding sequence ATGATTCATATTAAGTCGGAAGCGGAACTGCGCTTGATGCGCAAGGCCGGAAAGATACTGGCTGGCGCATTTGAAGCTGCGGAACCGTTGATGCGCGAAGGGACGAATGCCGATGAGGTGGATCGTGTTGTCGAAGAGACGATTCGTTCGCAGGGTGCGATTCCCGCGTTCAAGAACCACCCCAATGCGGACGGAGCGCGATTTCCATACTCAGTTTGTTTCTCAATAGACGCGGAAATCGTTCACGGAATGCCGCGCGGACGTACGATTGAGAGCGGGCAGATTATCGGCCTCGATATCGGCGTGATTTATCAAGGGTATTATTCCGACAGTGCCCGCAGTTACGCAATTGGTAATGTTGAGCCGCGCGGACTGGAACTGGTTCGCATCACGCGCGAGTGTCTGGATCTGGCGATTGCCGAGGTGAAAGCCGGCGCGAGACTCTCCAACATAGGGCATGCGGTTCAGACGCACGCGGAGAAACACGGATTTTCGGTGATTCGTGAGCTTGTAGGTCACGGCATTGGAAAGAGCCTGTGGGAAGATCCGCAGGTTCCGAATTACGGTGCTCCGGGAAGAGGCCCGGTTCTCAGAAAGAACATGGTTTTGGCGATCGAACCGATGATCGCAATGGGCGGCCCGGAAGTGGATATGATTGGCGACTGGGATGTGCTGACTCGCGACCGCAAGCCGGCGGCACACTTTGAGCACACGCTGGTCGTGACCGACGGCACCGCTGAAGTATTGACAGTTTTATAG